A segment of the Leptospiraceae bacterium genome:
TGTCCACTTAACGTTCCTGTCAGAATCATTTCATCAGCACCCGGAACGTCTTCCGTTAGCGCAGGTGCGGCAGAAGCGGCATTCGGATCAACAGGAAGATCGACAACCTTCCTTCCACGAATCAAATTCCCTTCTACCATATCCTCATAAATGTTTACAGATTTGTTAGTTTCTTGCTGAACTTGAAAGGAAACAGGTCTATTTGATTGAACTGTTACTTTTTGACTTGGATAAAATACGGCAATAAGTATCGATCTAATTAAATATGCACAAGAATAGGCAAAGAATAGAACTAACGGGATTAAAATATAAAAGCTATTCTTTTGTAGTCGTAATAGAATCGAATTCATAACGATAAATTAAATACAAATCACAAACTGTCATCTATTTTTTAATTTAGATTCAAAAAGGCAATCAAGTTTAGGCTGCTTTTTCGATTAGCTCACGATAAACACTGCAAGCGGAAAATGTCTCAGAAAGACAACAGGTTTCTAGTTGTTTCATATCTTCCGGAAAAATAATCTTTTTTGAGCTAGGGCATGATTTTAAGTTTTTTGAATAATAAGGACAATGTATATGGAGTTCTTTTTCTTTCTTGGAAGTTATTTCTGTCATGTTTTTACTTAAATATTCTTTTCAAAATTGTCAAGCAAAACTAAAACCAAACATTTAGTAGAGCCGGGTTCTTATTATCCAAACCTTCCGTCGCAACATAACGAATTAAACCCGCACTTTCTCCTTCTAGCGTAAGGTCAAAAAATTTTCCAAGCATAACTACCTGAATTACAACTCGATTGGAAGGAGAATTTTTTGTTTTTTCGAAAATACTGTATTTTCTCCAAAGTTCTGCTTGGGTTATGTTTGAATCAAATGTATCCTTTCCATAAATATCATTCGTATTCCAATCAATTTCATCTTTTTCAAATAGTAAAGAAGGAGACAATAGGATTTCTTTATTTCTCACTTTTTCATTGTGCATAGACCAGTAAATGGAATCATTAGAAAGTAGTATTCCTACATTTTTTAATTCTAAAAAAGCTCTATCGGGTATTTCGGAACTGGTTGTTACTTGTTTTTCTATTTTCGTTAGATTTTTCTTTTGGGAAAATTGAGAAAATATTTTTCCGTCCGGTAAAAAAATAAAACAAGAATTAAAAAACTTTCCTGTATTAATTTCGATTACACCCGTATCTGGATTTATTTTCGGCTCTGGAAGTAATATAGAACCACCTACTATAAAAACTTTGTACAAAGCGGAAAGTTTACGAAATGTAGAATCGTATACTGATTTCATTTCCTCCGACTTCATTCTAAAAACTATCTCGCCACTACTTTCCCCGACTACACCAAAATAGATTCTTAGAAAATGAAATAGATTTGCAAATCCAATTTGGCTAAACGCTGAAGTTACAGTATTCGCCGCATAAACATCTTTTTTTTCACCAAGTAACACTAGTGGTGTTCCAATATGTTCTGGAAATAAAACTATTGTTCCTTCCTTTAAAAAACCTTTCCTCTTTGCCTCACGTAAATAAAATTCCAATTTCTCATAAAACCGTTCCGGAGTTGAATAATCATATACATTCATGTAAGTTTGCACAGCAACTACATTTCCTGCGTTATGATCATAACCAATGCTTCGAGTATACAAAGTTGGGATACTTGCGGATACTTTGACGTAATCCTCATTGCTGATATCTCTATCACCTTCCGACCATGCATAGTAAAAAGAACAAATTGCAAATAAAATAAAAACAATAGAACGAACAAAATAATTCATATTACTTCCTTTTCAAATAAACATTCACTGCATCTAACATATATTCAGAAAATAATTCTTCTGGTTTATAACTACTAATATCTACCCATTTATAAAAATCATGTTCATCGGAAATTGAAATTTCTCCTGATTTGTAAACGGCATCATAACCAATAATCACACACGGGTGATTGCCATCATTTACTAAATGTTTATGAACAATAATTGGATTTGGATTTATTTCTACATTAAAATTACTACCAAGCTCTTCTTCTAATTCTCTATTTAATGAATCCATCCAATCTTCGAAAAATTCATCTTGATTCATACGCCCGCCCGGTAAATCACCCGCGCCTGACTTTTTATCTTTCATCACAAGAAGAAAATTTCCATTTCGAATGAATACCTTCTGGGTAATTTGAAATAACCCGTGTTTTGAAGTCATAATTTATTTCCCCATACATCAATTTGGTGATCAACAGCATACAACCCTCTATCCGGTAAATTGCCAGCCTTGTATTGTTTCAAAAGACCAAGGCTAACGCTCGTTAATTGCGAAATAATTATATCCATCGTTTCAGTCGGAACTCCATAAAATAAAAAATTAATAGGACTTAAATCACCCAATAAATATAATACTTTTTCTATTTCTTTTCCATTGGAAGTAAACTGAATAATTACTTTCGTTCCTTGAATAGAATTAGTTTGAGGATCTATTATTTTATCGTAAAATATGCGAACTGGAACACCAGCAATTTGCGGCAAATCCATAGTATGCACCTTATATAAAAAAGTAGACAATTCAGAAAATTCTACAGTTTTAGTTGATCCTGAAGCAAAAATAAGTTTCGTTTTATTTCCAAATAAAATCAATTTTCCTAAAAACTCTTCTGTTAATATTGATGCCCCAATGACACCAATAAATAACTCCAACGAAAGAAAAATATCTTCCGGAATTTCTGATAAGTAACGATACGTTTCCTTGGAAATATTTTCGTATCGAATATCGACTTTAATCAATTCTTTATTCGTATCATGTAATCTTCCTTCTTGCAAATACTTAGAAAGAAATCCTCCAATATTTCCCATTGCGCCCAAAATAATAGTTTTTTTAGAGGATAGTATCATCCCCTGTCCGTGCAAAATTGATTCAATTGCACTTAATATAGAGTGAGCAACTTCTTTTGATTCTTCGATAATTTTATTTTTAGAAATAGCAATGGAATAAGCTACATTGATCAAACTTCCATGATTTTTTATTACAGCAGCTAAACGATCGTATCCGTTTCGAGTATGTTCAACACTTCCGATTAAATTCTCTTGTAATAGTTTTAAAAAAGATTTCTCTTTCGGGATATTTTCTGTTATCCCGTATATAGAGTAAACTTCTTGAGTAGATTTTCCGGTTAAAGCGTATTCATTAAACAATGGAGCCAAATAACCGCCGTCCTCAATTACTAAAATCTTTTTACCAGCTTTCATTGTTTTGGAAAGATTCAGTAAAAAAAAGTAACAGGAAAGATACTTCATAGCATCTAAAAATCCCAATCTTTTTTCTGCCAAATATGAATGTAAATGAGTATGATTCGAAATATCAGTATAATATTTTGCAGGGGTAAAATACTCACGATTATC
Coding sequences within it:
- a CDS encoding NUDIX domain-containing protein yields the protein MTSKHGLFQITQKVFIRNGNFLLVMKDKKSGAGDLPGGRMNQDEFFEDWMDSLNRELEEELGSNFNVEINPNPIIVHKHLVNDGNHPCVIIGYDAVYKSGEISISDEHDFYKWVDISSYKPEELFSEYMLDAVNVYLKRK